One genomic region from Mangifera indica cultivar Alphonso chromosome 17, CATAS_Mindica_2.1, whole genome shotgun sequence encodes:
- the LOC123201102 gene encoding DELLA protein GAI1-like: MGTYDSATSTGSSSGSSSCSATKPPAGIDGLLAGAGYKVRSSELRQVAQSLERLEPVMINSPADISVLTSDTVHYNPSDLASWVETLLSEFNQPVTVPTDLPEIPHLMAGSDPAPNPTVVDNYLADRIIPSQPHEHSIPPQQQQLMVVTAMEEDSGIRLVHMLLTCAELVQHGELALAGSLFEEMKGLLIHVNTGCGIGKVAGYFIDALSRRIVGVGGSVCSSTYEHEILYHHFYEACPYLKFAHFTANQAILEAFDGHDCVHVIDFNLMHGLQWPALIQALALRPGGPPLLRLTGIGPPSPDGRDSLREIGLRLAELARSVNIRFAFRGVAASRLEDVKPWMLQVSPKEALAVNSIMQLHKLLRSDPVRNSPIETVLGWIRSLNPKIMTVVEQEANHNQPEFLDRFTTALYYYSTMFDSLAACSLQPEKAMAEIYIQREICNVLCCEGAARVERHEPLTRWRTRLAEAGFRPLHLGSKAFRQASMLLTLFSAVGYRVEENEGFLTLGWHNCPLIAASAWQLKPDPNINQLLNYSNK, from the coding sequence ATGGGTACTTACGATTCAGCTACTTCCACTGGAAGCAGCAGTGGAAGCTCTTCCTGTTCGGCAACCAAACCACCCGCTGGCATCGATGGGTTACTTGCCGGAGCTGGTTACAAGGTTCGATCTTCCGAGCTCCGTCAGGTGGCTCAGAGCCTTGAACGACTTGAACCCGTCATGATCAACTCTCCCGCTGATATCTCCGTTCTCACCTCTGATACCGTCCATTACAATCCCTCCGATCTCGCCTCCTGGGTTGAGACTCTCTTATCCGAATTTAACCAGCCCGTCACTGTACCAACCGATCTACCGGAAATTCCCCATCTAATGGCTGGCTCCGACCCGGCGCCAAATCCAACGGTGGTGGATAATTACTTGGCCGACAGAATAATTCCGTCTCAACCGCATGAGCATAGTATTCCTCCGCAACAGCAGCAGTTGATGGTGGTTACAGCTATGGAAGAAGATTCTGGAATAAGACTGGTACATATGTTGTTGACTTGTGCAGAGTTAGTGCAACATGGAGAGCTGGCATTGGCTGGTTCCCTCTTTGAAGAAATGAAGGGCCTGCTAATTCATGTTAACACCGGCTGCGGAATCGGTAAAGTGGCTGGGTACTTCATCGACGCGTTGAGCCGCCGGATTGTCGGAGTCGGTGGCTCCGTCTGCAGTTCCACTTACGAACATGAGATTTTATATCATCACTTCTACGAGGCCTGTCCTTACTTAAAATTCGCTCATTTCACCGCTAATCAGGCGATTTTAGAAGCTTTCGACGGTCACGATTGTGTCCAcgttattgattttaatttgatgcaCGGTTTGCAATGGCCGGCATTGATTCAGGCATTGGCTTTGCGTCCAGGTGGGCCTCCCTTGTTACGTTTAACCGGCATTGGCCCACCGTCACCGGACGGGCGTGACTCTCTCAGAGAAATCGGCTTGCGGCTTGCGGAATTGGCGCGGTCCGTGAATATCAGGTTCGCTTTTCGTGGCGTTGCTGCTTCGCGCCTGGAGGATGTGAAGCCGTGGATGCTCCAGGTTAGCCCAAAGGAAGCCTTGGCGGTCAACTCAATCATGCAGCTGCATAAACTACTCCGTTCGGACCCCGTCCGGAATTCACCAATAGAAACGGTACTGGGTTGGATCCGAAGCTTGAACCCGAAAATCATGACAGTAGTTGAGCAAGAAGCGAATCATAACCAACCCGAATTCTTGGACCGGTTCACTACGGCTTTGTACTATTACTCAACCATGTTTGACTCACTGGCGGCTTGTTCGCTTCAGCCGGAGAAGGCCATGGCGGAGATTTATATACAGAGAGAGATATGTAACGTTCTGTGTTGCGAGGGAGCAGCTAGAGTGGAGAGGCACGAGCCACTGACAAGGTGGCGGACACGGCTTGCGGAAGCCGGTTTTAGGCCGTTACATCTGGGATCTAAAGCGTTTAGGCAAGCCAGTATGCTTCTCACGCTTTTCTCGGCGGTGGGATATCGGGTTGAGGAAAATGAAGGGTTTTTGACGCTGGGTTGGCACAACTGCCCTCTCATCGCGGCTTCGGCTTGGCAACTAAAGCCGGATCCCAACATTAATCAGCTCCTCAATTATAgtaataaataa
- the LOC123200366 gene encoding uncharacterized protein LOC123200366: protein MDNHQNVATNAIGFCLLPSELIQNILLHLALPEIIAMKVVNKSIASVFSDQHFVRQCNFRSKSATWLFLYKKRWNCDAMLEGFSDQSTRWFKISIAELLKPLVSPRQNLYFLTANGNIFLFICNTYQQVVAVNLVKRTVRRIPDSPLGPRGTSSWRRSGMKLVTRFASDQFRFLFADLVDNRPVLFEYSSETDTWKSSEAKEILDNLQIPHVDKREDDYIFVNATNEPNESVVVAVESENSTAPVIVRPRFNGGGSSMERLHVYGDGHMMIVRSKGVENGRELKGIELWGLNLRENGKDWEYISTVPSEIIRKINKPYGFLIGCLEKADGVIQMVLLFSYECLRRLIWLSYDVNKKKWSWCPVPDCKMKGFNMAGIGLAHGLTLS, encoded by the coding sequence ATGGACAATCATCAAAATGTAGCCACAAATGCAATCGGCTTTTGCCTTCTTCCCTCTGAGCTCATACAAAATATACTTCTACATCTGGCTTTACCAGAAATCATCGCCATGAAAGTAGTCAACAAGTCCATTGCTTCTGTTTTTTCTGATCAACACTTCGTTCGTCAATGCAATTTCCGATCAAAGTCAGCTACGTGGCTTTTTCTCTACAAGAAGCGTTGGAATTGCGACGCCATGCTTGAAGGGTTCTCCGATCAATCCACCCGCTGGTTCAAGATCTCCATTGCTGAGTTGTTGAAACCACTCGTTTCTCCAAGACAAAATCTCTACTTCTTGACTGCTAAtggaaatatttttcttttcatctgcAACACCTACCAGCAAGTTGTCGCAGTTAATCTCGTTAAGAGGACAGTTAGAAGAATCCCGGACAGTCCTCTAGGTCCACGTGGCACCTCTTCGTGGCGAAGATCCGGAATGAAATTAGTAACCCGGTTCGCGTCTGATCAATTTCGGTTTTTGTTTGCTGACTTGGTTGATAACCGTCCAGTTTTGTTCGAGTACAGCTCCGAAACGGACACATGGAAGTCTTCGGAAGCAAAGGAAATTCTCGACAATTTGCAAATTCCACATGTCGATAAAAGAGAGGATGATTATATTTTCGTCAACGCGACAAATGAACCTAATGAAAGTGTAGTGGTAGCCGTTGAATCAGAAAACAGCACTGCCCCGGTGATTGTACGACCGAGATTTAACGGAGGAGGAAGCTCAATGGAAAGGCTACACGTGTACGGTGATGGGCATATGATGATAGTAAGATCAAAGGGCGTTGAGAATGGGAGGGAGTTGAAAGGAATAGAATTATGGGGGTTGAATTTGagagaaaatggaaaagattGGGAGTACATTTCAACAGTCCCAAGTGAAATAATAAGGAAGATTAATAAGCCATATGGGTTTCTGATTGGATGCTTAGAGAAAGCAGATGGGGTAATTCAGATGGTATTATTGTTTAGTTACGAGTGTTTAAGAAGACTTATCTGGCTATCTTATGATGTAAATAAGAAAAAGTGGAGTTGGTGCCCAGTCCCTGATTGTAAAATGAAGGGCTTTAACATGGCGGGAATTGGTTTGGCACATGGCCTTACCCTGTCTTGA